Genomic window (Rosa chinensis cultivar Old Blush chromosome 6, RchiOBHm-V2, whole genome shotgun sequence):
TTCAGTGAAACAAATAGAGTTGTTTCTACCGACACGTCATAAATATCGATCTACTCTCACTTTTCTTCATTAGAGGAACTCTCATTACCCTCCTTTAAGCACATCTGCCTTCACCAAAGCTTACGAGCATGCCAAACAACAACCAGAAGTAATTTATAATACCTTATGGAATTTCAGGACAGGCTCCCTAAATCAAGTCTTAGAAAAGATAATATAACCTATACGAAGTCCGGTTCCAAATCATGGTAAAAATCCTTGAACTCACAACACTAATCCGATCAACTTAACCACAAAACCAGACCCAGCTACCCCAACACACAAAGCCACTCAAAGCTAACATCTAGCAAAGCtcaattcaagttcatattTGAAGTCATTGATTGATTGATAAACCGGAAAAATAACCATAGCAGAATACAATATCACAAATTTCTAGAGAAACTAAAACACTACAAATTGAAAGACATACTCGGGATCTTCACTCGGCCATGAATGGTGTAACCCTCAGGAGacctgccaaaaaaaaaaaaaaaagttttttgaaTCAAAAAAGTGAACTTCGGAATCATGAAAGCATCTCTGTTTGTTTTGCAATCTTACTCTGGAGAAATTGCGAGCGACGGAGAGATGAGCAGGAAGCACAACTGTAGGAGAAGCACGACAAGGACCGGTCTGGATCGGAAGCTCCACGCCATAACGAGATGAGAGAGCTTTCCCCTACTGCGAGAGTTTCAGAGCGGAAGGAGAGTTTGTTTTTGCCCGATCTTGTGTTACGCACTTTTACTATATTTGGTGTGGCCGCCCAATCAGGGTCGTACACTCTTCTGATTTGAATCCAAATTCTCAACTGAAGAGCAGTCCTGACTCCAAATGATATATGTGGGCCCTACTTTCTTTTTTTACAGCAGTAAAATAACACGTGTCAGTTTTTACAACAGTAAATAACAAACAAGTAATTCCCTggttcattctcaaaaaaaaaaaaaaaagtaattccCTGGTTAGCataaaattatggaaaaattatttgtatttttgcttttttgtttttgaacatTCATTcacaggaaaaaaaatgaagcaatGACAATGGAGTTTGGTAATGTAAGTCTTTCTATCGTACATTGTTCACCTTATATAGTATTACAATGATAGGATTGAGTCAGCCGAAGACTGAAAACCAAATTGAACGACTGAAATTGCGTTCAGTGTTGAACAACATGGTAAAATTTTATTTCGGTGTTTCATTTTGCAAATACAACTGTACACAACTTCACCTAATTTTGTGTTTACAGTACTTTTGggtttaaagatttatttgcaAAGGTTATGCTCCAATGCTGTCATCCTCCACAACTACACTAATGCCACAATGACGTGTGCTGATGATTTGCACTAATACAATGGGAGAAGCGATGACAAGTAACGTGTGGAATGACGTTACGATTTTACTTTTAACCCCCCACAAAGGTTCATTACAACACTCAAAGCtgatgattatgatgaagaaaggaaaaCCCTCACGCCCAGAGTTGATTTACACAAACAAGTATGATGTATGATACAATATTTAggaactttttcttcttcacagAGTGAGAAAGCTTGAAATATCCCATCAGAATGGAAAAGAGGAAAATGGCCCCCATCAAAGAATTACGATTTCAAAACTGAGAAAGTAGTGTTTAACAAGATGCTATAACCCCAACTTCTTTGAGAACCAATCTGAAAGATTAGCTATTACAAATCCTGCAAATACCTGCAAAATACCACAAGGGAATCACAAACAGTTCACAGATGGAACATGACATGACTTTGACTACATATATTGTACACTAAATCGGATGCTAAATGAAATGCTTAACGAATGTACTAGAACTACATATATTAAACATTCCAATGATATATGCATATTTTTGATAATATGATATACCTGTACAGAGCCAAGAATGTAAACTGCCGAATAATGACGACCATGGATAAACATGTCAGCCACCATAGCTAGGGGGATGGTGAGCGACATGCCCAGAGTGGCCACCAGTGGAGTTGTCCACACAACACATAGTGCCCTGTAGAAAAGTGGAAGTTTAAACCAAGAAGCGCAGAAAGCCATTGCATGAAGTACAGACTGAAGAAAAGGATTGTTTAAGCCTACCAAAAGTAGTCAGAAAGTACACTTCCAACAAAGCCATTGGCAAGAACAAGTTCATCTAATTTAGCAGAGTGAGGAatcatgaactttggttcaatGCCCATTGCTGTCAATGGCAAAACTgggaaaatacaaaaacaaaagagaccAATATGAATGGGGAACACAGGAAAACGTTAAAAGGATAAAGAACTCTCTTTGTGAACTACGGCAAGAAATTTAAAGCAATACTTACCCAGCCACCATAATGCTACGAGTGTAAACAATCCAATATACCCAAACAATTTTTGCACGTCAGCCTTCTCTCCTCCTTCACCACCAAATTTCTTAAGAAGGACTGCATTATTGAAATATAATGATATTAATGTTACTATCAAAAAGtagtataaaaaaaataacaggcACTACGAACATTTGacgcaaccaaaaaaaaaatatatatatatatatatagacaggCCCGATCaagagaggacgtccgcactatcgctaaagtgcggatgACGGCGCTACAGCCCCACTCAGGCCTCGACGGAGGCGCGAATCGGGTCGGAAGGAGGCCGGAAGCATCCCCGACAGCTTCTGGAcagcgatcgaggtcggaggaggtcgaggttgcaggtttctgggcagcaaccTGACCTGCAACGCTGCAACCttgtcgccggcgactccacccgacTGCAGACTGGTCCGTCCGACCCCTGGCCTCCCTCCAACAACTGGCGCCGCACCGTCATGGCCTGAGTTGGGCTGCAGCGGCGTCGTCCTCTCTCGATCCGCTCCGTGTGTGTgcatacagagagagagagatccccAACCTGTAAATAGACCGTATGACATAGCTGAGGAAAGGCCGAAAAGATCTCCAACGAGAGAGTGTTTCCCATTGCTGAACAAGAAAATTCACCTTCAATTCCAAGAACATACATTACAAAGAACAAGTTGATATCGATATGAATAACAATGCAGAATATCAACAACAAAAAGCATGCAAAAACAGATGTTTTTATCTTTcatcaagaaagaaacaaaatgacAGTCAAGAATCAAAGATGAAGTAAACACTTACGAGGCACTCGATTGTGACTCATCTGTAGCCCATGTTTTTCCCATAGTTGTCATGGCTACACCCGCCATGCTGACAAAGACAGCCACCACTTTTGCTATATTTAAAGAATCTTGGCCCAAGAATGCACCAATAAAGAGTGTAAAGAGTCCTGAAGTTGAGGATAAGACTGTTGTACTTGCAACACTCGTACGCGCGAGAGCAGCATTTGCAAAATACTGCAACAATCAGGAAAAACCATAATTAAATTCTCTAGAGGTCTTCACCCAAATGTAACTACTTTTCATTGAATGCATATATGTCATGAGCATATAAATCTGCAGATATGATTTGATGTCTTTAAGGCAAGGAGGACATGAAACATGTCTGTGACACAACTTAAGTCCATACATCTGCCATTTAATTTCAAGTAACAGAGATCACTTCAAAACTTAGCTATTCATATTTCAAGCAATAAAGTTCAAGGTTCTGATCAAACTATATGCTCTATAATGTTGAATTTTCACATAAGAACCCTGTAGAACAGCTAATTAACATGACGTAACAAGGTTTTCTTACAGCCATATGACAAGATGCATAGTACAATGTGTTTATCAATGGAGATATATTCTTGGAGACAATAACTTTAGGACGTCCCTTACCTCTGTAAAAAACCAAAGAGGGGCAAGGTAAAATCCATAAGTAGCAATTTCCCTTGGTGTGAGCTCTCTGTCATGTTTCAGCACATTTAAATTGTCTTTGAGTTTAGAAACCAAAGGCCTTTCTTCTGCACAAGGTGAAAGGTCTGCATCACTGTCTTTTCTGGACAAGGTATGAATTTCCAATTCAAAATCTTTCTGCACTCCATTGTGTTTTAGTGGTGAACTAAATCCAGCAGAATACTCATTCATGCTTTCTGCATTTTTGCCACTTTTAGAAGAGCGACGTTTAAGTAAATTACACAACCAGTCCTTAAGGAAAGCTATTGGGAGGTACACTACCATAAGAGAAGCTCCAAGATATGTTACTGCAAATGGCTGCTTATACTTTTCATAGATATCCTGTAGAGATGATCAAAGTTAGCTAAAGCCTCAAGAGATACAAACTTCAGGTGCACAGAATATTGTATATATAGGTATCATAAAATTGAATCAAAGAATATCAATGAAAGAATCCCTACAATCATGTCAGGCGTCCCCACATTCCATACTAATGAGATCCCAATAAATTGCCAATTGAAGTCTTATTTGGGGTGGATACATGTAAAACTATTTCACTTGAAACAATTGAACACAATCTTCCGATAGAAAAGGGTACAAATGTATACTAAACTATCTAATTTGGTCACTAACTAAACTCCAAGCTGGCTTTGACAAGAAAATCAAGGTTGATTTACCCACTAACCAAATTTTTGGATACTTCTTCGTTTTGCTACCCCTGCATCTCACGAAAATTCAGGCCTACTTGGTGCCATCAATCAGAGGATAATGAAGAAAAGATGAATCGTTATTTACCTACAATGTTTGATACCCAGTTCAGGCCTCAGTTTCACAGATAAGTTAAAACTAAAATCCAGCTTTAATCATATAATTAGTGGAACAGGTCAAAGACAAAATCTTCAACCACAAAAACAGATGACTGAATTCATATAAAGCTCCAAGCTTTCCCCAACCCATAAACCTAAGGAACTGATAAACCATAAGCATTTCATACAAATCATATTGCACCCAAGAAGCTAGAGAAACATTGGAGTACAGAgacagagaaagaaagaaatgactAACTTGTGTGACTTCTGCAGAGGTAACCCAAATGATAACCACAGCACCAATTAGAAGCAACCCAGCTCTGTATCTCCAACCCATAACAAAACCCAGATAGAGGAATCAGAAAAACTTGAAGGATCTGATCAGTAGTCTTGGATCTTTGAATTTTGGGTTTGATCACCGACCTATAATGAGCTTAGAGAGATCTTGGGTGACAGGTGTGTTCTGAAATCCAAAAGTGGCGTGTATTTAGGTGAAGGGTAGAAGAGACAGAGAGGCCGGTTGGGGCGGGGCGGCTGTGGTGTCaaacaacaaacaaagaatCGAGTTGGTATTGAAAATTTTTTTAATGCCGGAGATtgggaagaaagagagagagggaagtgAAAGTTAAAGAACTTAACAAATATAGAAAGGAACCGGAAAACGTTTTTGGTTGCTGTTAGTTAATGCCCCCTTCACTGTAACACGTCTTTCTTGGATTCAATTTCTTCAGTTATTGTAGTTATTTTCAGACCATTGTCAAATTCTTGAGGCTTtaaattttgggttttaatatGTCTCTGCAAGGAAACTGCGATTACACGTTTGTGATTAAGAATATTCAGAGAAGTAAATCTTTCGTAAAAAAAGAAGTAGAAGTAAAATAACTACTGACTTCGCTTACAAATCAATTTAAAATAGAAATGCAAACTAAAACCGTAAATCCTTAAGTTATAGCTcatattcttctctttttgtcTTTGCTCCTACCACACTTGTCCGAAACACAACCTTTCGTCTGATCATACAACCTTCATTTTGAGGCAAGATCAAACTTTTTTAAGATTCATAATTGCATTCTTatagtttttttctttatagACAGTCACTTTATATTTGATCGAACTGGGATGGTGGCAAAAGCAAATAAGCGGAAGAAAATGATCCAGTTAGAGACCTCCAACAAATGATCTATAAAGACTACAACATCTACCACAAAATTTATCTCTTGTAAGGTATGTTTGAGAGTTAATACTACATAATGGAATTTGTATTATTTTCtttcccttctctttctttcattttcttgtcTAATCAAACATGAAATGCTTATTACATTACCACTTCAATTTGTTGGGACAGTGCAAAAGCAAATAAGCGGGAGAAATGCTCCACTTAGAGACCTCCAACGAATGAGCTTTAAAGACTACAATATCTACCACAAAATTTATATCTTATAAGATATGTTTGAGAGTTAAtactaaataataaaaattatattattttctttaccttctctttctttcattttcttgtctaatcaaacatgaaaggctTTTCACGTTACCACTTCAATGCGACATCACTCACTTTAATTGGACTTCTGATTCATCTATTtatttctctctttttgttacaaatctctttctttcttcgaCATGCATAAAGAAATGAAACCATAGAATTTTCATTAAACAATACTTGTAGTTGTGATATACATAAAACGCATGTatataagaaaaattattctAGGTACATACACCGGCGGATCTACATAGGGCAGCTTAGGCACTTGCCTAAACTGGATTTTTAAGTCTATACAAGTTTGATATAAGCAAAATATGTGAAATTGACAGAAATAGGGCAAAATCAAGTGAATTGTTGAAGAAAATTGCAGAAATAAGGCAAAATCAGGGCAAACTTTTCACAATTGCTTCTAAAATCTTCACAATTGCCTCCAAAATCTATAGCTTCCCTATATTTTCCTCCCTTCCCCTTTTCCTTTAACCTGCCATTGTCTTGCCTTACCTGACAAAAATTTCTGAATCCGCCACTGCGGTACATAAAAGACAATGAGCGTGCGAAGAGAGAGGGCATCTACACAAAAGTACAAAGAATTCCAAATGATGTTGCATGTTGGAGTGTGTAATATATACACATTCTTAAATAGATCATATGTTCACAAATTATGACTAATTTTAGTCTTTTAATGCTAAAATAAGCACATAATTAGGCCACCATCTATGATGAGGATAAAGAATCCCCTTCTTTAGATATGCTTGCATTTTAATACATCAAATTATAATTATATACCCTTCTTTTTAGGGTCGACCCGCTATAGCATTTGCTTAAACATAAATTATGCATTGCACTTTGAGTCCCTTCCAATCCTTTATTTACACTCTCCGAGTCAACCGACTAGCTAATTTTTTAAAGAATTGAATTCTCATTAAATCACTTTGTTTAATCTCTTGGCAGAATGAGGATTATAAGGTATAATTCATAAGTAATTGCATCTAATTTCTACCCTGTCTCTCACACTAATGTAGAATTACCATATATGAGACCTGGGTTAATACATGACTTGACTTCTACAGTATAAAAGATTAAACCTTTGCTCCAAGCCTCCAATCTAATCAAAATTTCAAGGTGAAGAGCCCCATAGCACCTCTGAAACAACAGTGGCAGACTCTGCTTCAGAAACAGAGGCTTCTCTAACTCTCTTCAGTATTTCCAACTTCACTGCTCTCTTCTCAGTCTTCTCCAACCCTTCCCCAACTTCTACTTGCACTGCAAAAGCAGCAACACAccccaaaaatggaaacttcccaACACCTTCATCCTCTTTGGACTCACCCATCACCTCCAACCTCTGCAAATCCATCAGCTTCTTCACCAAGTCCTCTCCAAGCATGGCCTCAATCACTTCCTCTCTCGCCAAGATTCCGATTTCGAAAACGCAGTTCATCGCTACCGCTTTCATCTTCAACTCCTCGGAGCTCAAAAGTCGTATAATTCTTGGTATTTCTTCATTGATGTCATCCACCAAAGGGGTTCGGATAATCCTGACCAGCGAAGTAAGGACTTGAATCGAACGACACGAACCCATTGAAATCAAAGCTCCAATAATCGGACCCATTAACACCAACCCCACAAAAACGTCCTTATTGAACTGAACCAGAGCTAGAGCAACAACAGCAGCTTGGTCTTTAACCCAATTCGAAAGCAGTGACTCACAGATTATAAATTCAACGATGGAAAATACCTTGGCTTTCAAAATCAACTCCTGGTACTCCTTATCAAAACCTCTGGACAATCTGGTCTCTAAACCCACCAAAGCCTCTACCTTTTCGCCGTCTTCCTCCGACTCATTCATCGTTTCCACGAAGCTCTCTACGTGTTTTCGATCAACATATGCTTGGATTTCAGCTTCAATAGCGTACCCGACTTGGGAGATGTTGTAGTTGGTGATTTGGCGGCGGAGGAGAGACCGGAGGCCGTAGCTTTGCAACTTTTCGAGATTTTCGAGGAGGATTTTAAGGTTGTTGAGTAACTGAGCGAGGTTGAAGAGACTAGGGTCGGTGGAGATGATCGGGTCGGCTTGTGTTGCGAGCTCTAGAAGAGCTTCAATGGCGGCGTTTGTGTCGTGGTTGTTGTAGATTGTGGCAATGGGGTTGTTTTGGAGGGCTTTGGAGGCTTTTCTTAGAGCTTCTAGAAGCGGCAGAGGGTGGTGGTTTTGGTGGTGGTCTTGAGCTTCTTCTGCCATGGTTGCTTTCGTGGTGGAGTAGAGTGATGTGCGTAGGTTTGAGGCAGACGGTGGCAACTACCTGTCAAAAGGGAGGGCTTAGCTGACCAACCGTTCAAACTGTGTAGTGGAAATTTCATGAATTTAGGGTAgagtttttcatttttgttcttttccaGAGTGGAGTAATAATACCaccgaaaattttggtctgctttctttttcagtttttcctTTCATTAACGTGCAAGTTTATATGCAGCTGTGACTCTAGATGTTAATGGCATGTCTTATATTCAAAAGTTTCAAGTTCGATTTTTTTgtgaaaggaaaaataaaatttatgtgTACAAAGGTTTCAAATTTGCATTTTTCGTAGAAGGAAAAATATAAAGACTAGACTAGCTCATCTCTcattttgaaggaaaaaaaaaaaagtacaagagAAAAGATAACTAGACTAAGTTGTAGAGAAGATAATTACGCATGCAATAAGGCTTGACGTGGACTTGAGATATGTGAGGAGTTTGAATTcctgacttcttctttttttgtaaaGCTTggataggtgaggaagagatcCTTCCTATCCTCTTAaattaagaaaaggaaaatagagTACAAAGGAGGgggaccaaaaccaaaacctcctaaataaatcagaaaaatgAAACATGAAACTAATGAAAACGAAAGTTCGGAAGACCCAAGTGGTCTCTGTTACAATGTGCAAGTATAAACGAAAGTTCGGAATTCCTGACTTATTATGATCTAAACATATTTTTCAATTGATATATAGTTTCACGGTAAAGAATGAAAGATTTTGAAACAAACTGAGTGCTTAACACAATCATCAAATCCTAGCAAGGATGCCAAATTTCAGACAAACTGAGTGCTTAATCCAACTAAGAACTTTTTAAAACATAAAACTAGACAGAACACGAGTATTGCTACTGAGGTATTAGTTCTTTTTATGCAAATGGATGCCTGTGACATATGATCAGCAAGATCGTAAATTAAGCATCCTACAAATAGTTTTACTGGAAAAAGTTTCATTTTAAGAAGAATGCAGAGAATTCAATAGATCGAAAAAAGAAAAGTGGAAAAGAACAAACCAGAccacaaaagaaaatgaatgcaAATTATAATTGTCTGGAAACTCGGGATCCTAAATGAATTCGAACACCATTCTGATCGCCTCTTTCATGATTTTTTCTATGTATAGGTAGAACCACGTACTGTGAGCGGTCTATCAAACCCATTTCTATCCATATCGAAAAAAATCTCATCCGATATGAAATTCCGTTAATCTCTTCCGTATGTACAACAGAAAAAATAGAGCTCAAACATGTGAAGATTTCTGAAGTGTAAAATAATCTGAACTACATCTGACTCGAGTAAGATTTCTTTTAGCTTTGGGAGATGAGTAAAATCTATTATGTGCAAGGAATGAATGAATTTCCTTAACCTGTCAAGCAAAGAAATCGGACCTTCAACTCTAGCAAAACTGCAAAAACAATGTAGGCTACATCGTCTTTGATCAGATCAAGAATCACGGACTTTATGCTGCGCAACCCATTTGAGAGTCAAAGTAATCCTTCCAGATTTGGCAATGTCTATGGGATAGCATTCCTGATATTCTCCTTCCATTAAGACCCTGGTGAGTGTCATGATCACTCTCCCTATTCTATCCTAAAATAATGAAAAGCTATTTCAAATTTTTTGATACTATAACAATGATAGAAATAAGATGATACCAAATTTGAAGACAATACCTTCCCAAAAGTGTCATGGTCCCAAACTTCGACAATTAACATTTCATGTAATGCATCCTCCACCATGAAGTCAAATGTCTGATTCCAAACTGGATTCAAGTTGTTCGTTATGACCTAAGAAACCAGAAGAGTATGAATTAATAAGGTATAGGAATGCATGGCTGGCTAATTCATAGATGGGAAATAATTTAGAAAGAGTGATCAATTTGGAAACTTATATCTCACCCTGGTCTTTTGCTTTGCTTCAGATTTCTTCAAAACAAGGACAACATACGGATCAGCCTTCCCCATAAAATCTACTATTGGTAGGTCTTCTGCAGATATAACTGTTACAGATAGTACTCCTCTTATAAacatttccttcttcttcttggtagATATTTTTCTTAACTCTGCTTTTGTTaaattttcaatcttcaaagccTTTTCCAAAGAGGTCAAGGAGAAGTCATGGTCGAACGGGTTTACAATGTTCCCATCTGTACCATAAGGGCAGTATAACAGCTCCAAGTGCACCTATTGTCAAAACTAAAGTGGATTATACCCATTTTTCTCATATGTATCTCATATATGTAAGGTCTGTGACATATTGAATAAgttgaaaataaagaaaattcagaTGCCATTTTCACCTGACCCCGGTACTTGGTATCTCTCTGGATCTCCAAATCCTTCAAAAGTTTTAACCACACATCCTTCACTTTACCAGGCTCAAGCGAACTCAGTGGAATTTGACAACAGCCAATGAATTCTGCAGCCTGAAGTCCTTCATCATCGAAAATTCTTACCGTCAAGCGTTGAGTTGATTGATCTTCAACTATGAACTCATAGTGCTCATTCCATATTGGGTTTAAATCGTTGTCCTGAGGGATATGATAATAAAATCAATACAGTTGAGGAAAAATTATATGTACACAAAGTAAAACATGAGTTTGACTTACAATAACTTTGCTGGTTTTTGTTCTGTCAGGAAGTGGACGTATGAATATCACAGCAAAAGGATCTGATTTTCCTACTATGTCCTTATTCGTTAACTCCTTGGCTTCTACAAGCTTCACTTCTAATGTTCCAACGGGCTTCAACTCCAAGTCACTGTAACACAACAAGATCTTAGATGAGGAAAATACTGGTAGATTGAGTCAGAAAAATTTCTCTGAATTAGACCATATAATGGTCAACATCTGCAACTCAAAATATCAAATCTATGCATACATAGTTCGTATGTGTTAACATGGTTCCACATTGGCTATATATCTTTCGGATTGATGGTGTACCTTGGAATTATCCATATGCATGGTGAATGGAAAATACAATCTGATTACTTTGCATTACTGAAGTATAAAACCAGTTTATGAATAGAAAACCATTAGTGGTTGACCCCATAAAACTCTGTAAACACCCACATGAAACCATAAAACTTCATTAGaataaacatgcaaatccaTTTAGTATTGTCATGAAACTTCTCCATATATGTTTTTCCTAAGCTTTGTATTGAATACTTTCAGAGACCAGGAGTGAGATAGAGGTACGGACAGTTTGGAAGTATAAATGTATAATAAGGTTCTACAGTTTATTCTGAATTTAACATACCTGTAATCGCCAGGTACAATGGGAATAATGTTACGAACTGGCCAAGTAATACAATCTTCAATAGCATCTCGTATTGTTTCCTGAAGAATATAATAATTTAACTATAGTGCACTGATACTAAATTACTGTGTGGAAAAAATAATTGCAGTAATGTTACGTAAgatgttttgtaattttgatgaatTTCTGCAGATATGATTTAGTTACAGGGATTTGTCCCTCcatttttaatttcctttcaataaGAATACCAAAAGAACAATGCTTTATCTAACAATAGTCCAGGGATGACACAAGGGACATCATGATGCCAGGGTTGAGTAAGAACAGGAGCAAGCCCAGCCCCAAAACCCTGTTTTATGCAATATGACACAATTGAGGTCTGTTTTATTGAAATTAGCAAAATGTCACCTCGCTTTCAAGACTAGTAGTTTCTGTAAACAAAAAATTCAAGAATGGTGATCAAAGAATTCAAGTGCTATTGTTAGTGAAGGGTTCAAAGGCCATATGCATCCTCTCATAAAAACTACTATTATCGAAAGGGGAAGAAAACTTTCGCTactatgaataaaaaaaaaatttggtaagGGTGACGGAGTCAACAGAGCCATAAGCAGTCTTCCACATACGCAAGCAATAGAAATCAGAGATGGCAAAGTTAGTGCAAACCTCAAGAGCCTCGGAAACTCCTGGAATTGCTGATATTTCACTACCTGagactttaaacacaaaatccaGCTTTTTCTGCAGGCAGACACAAAATATATGATATCAAAATCAAATATAGTAGATGTATATCTGGTTATGAACACAGTAACAATAATTGTGTGCACACCTTTTCTCTTAGGGAATATGCAACAGCTCCAAAACAAGGAAACTGGTCAATTAGTGGTTTGAAGATTAACCTGAAAACCCCAGTGAATCCAATATCTTTCACCTAGACGAACAATGGAAATGAAAAAGATGATAAGGTGTACTAAAACTTTCATAAACATTATGAAAGCCTCTATTTTCATGAAAGAAAACATACTATGGATGAATGGAAGAATACATGCATAGACATATACACAACAAGAAGATGCTGAAATGGGAAAGATCAATGCAGAAGTACATGTAGGTCCAAAAATGTGTAAGCAGGGGGTGACTGGAGTATAACAAGTAATTCCCTGTTTCCAGAAAGTCAGGCATGTTTTGTTCCTTGTACACTTGTTTAAACTTTAAATGAAAAGTATGAACATATGATCTTCATCAAAAGTTTGACAACATAACATGTTTCGGATATATGGTCACTCCTCACAGGTTAACATGACTTGGAACAGACAGTTTGGTAAAAACAGTCTGATTCTAATATCAAACTCCCCAGAAACTCTCATTCAAATTTGCTTCCAAAATCTATCAAGTAGCAGAAAAAAACTCATTGCAGAAACAAGACATTTAAATAACACAAGTGCCTGTTAATAGAATATTTCCCAGAAAACAAATTTGGAATGTCATGCATTTTCTTA
Coding sequences:
- the LOC112174509 gene encoding uncharacterized vacuolar membrane protein YML018C isoform X2; translation: MNEYSAGFSSPLKHNGVQKDFELEIHTLSRKDSDADLSPCAEERPLVSKLKDNLNVLKHDRELTPREIATYGFYLAPLWFFTEYFANAALARTSVASTTVLSSTSGLFTLFIGAFLGQDSLNIAKVVAVFVSMAGVAMTTMGKTWATDESQSSASNGKHSLVGDLFGLSSAMSYGLFTVLLKKFGGEGGEKADVQKLFGYIGLFTLVALWWLVLPLTAMGIEPKFMIPHSAKLDELVLANGFVGSVLSDYFWALCVVWTTPLVATLGMSLTIPLAMVADMFIHGRHYSAVYILGSVQVFAGFVIANLSDWFSKKLGL
- the LOC112174509 gene encoding thiamine-repressible mitochondrial transport protein THI74 isoform X1, encoding MGWRYRAGLLLIGAVVIIWVTSAEVTQDIYEKYKQPFAVTYLGASLMVVYLPIAFLKDWLCNLLKRRSSKSGKNAESMNEYSAGFSSPLKHNGVQKDFELEIHTLSRKDSDADLSPCAEERPLVSKLKDNLNVLKHDRELTPREIATYGFYLAPLWFFTEYFANAALARTSVASTTVLSSTSGLFTLFIGAFLGQDSLNIAKVVAVFVSMAGVAMTTMGKTWATDESQSSASNGKHSLVGDLFGLSSAMSYGLFTVLLKKFGGEGGEKADVQKLFGYIGLFTLVALWWLVLPLTAMGIEPKFMIPHSAKLDELVLANGFVGSVLSDYFWALCVVWTTPLVATLGMSLTIPLAMVADMFIHGRHYSAVYILGSVQVFAGFVIANLSDWFSKKLGL
- the LOC112168889 gene encoding synaptotagmin-4 isoform X1; amino-acid sequence: MGFFFGLLVGIAIGIGLIMAFARSESRRSKRRSELAKTIAALARMTVQDSRKLLAPQYYPSWVIFTQQQKLTWLNQHLDKIWPYVNEAASELIRSNVEPILKQYTPAVLDSLKFSTLTLGTVAPQFTGISLVESECGAGGVTMEFEIQWDGDPDIVIDINTRVGLALPVQVKDIGFTGVFRLIFKPLIDQFPCFGAVAYSLREKKKLDFVFKVSGSEISAIPGVSEALEETIRDAIEDCITWPVRNIIPIVPGDYSDLELKPVGTLEVKLVEAKELTNKDIVGKSDPFAVIFIRPLPDRTKTSKVIDNDLNPIWNEHYEFIVEDQSTQRLTVRIFDDEGLQAAEFIGCCQIPLSSLEPGKVKDVWLKLLKDLEIQRDTKYRGQVHLELLYCPYGTDGNIVNPFDHDFSLTSLEKALKIENLTKAELRKISTKKKKEMFIRGVLSVTVISAEDLPIVDFMGKADPYVVLVLKKSEAKQKTRVITNNLNPVWNQTFDFMVEDALHEMLIVEVWDHDTFGKDRIGRVIMTLTRVLMEGEYQECYPIDIAKSGRITLTLKWVAQHKVRDS
- the LOC112168889 gene encoding synaptotagmin-4 isoform X2, yielding MGFFFGLLVGIAIGIGLIMAFARSESRRSKRRSELAKTIAALARMTVQDSRKLLAPQYYPSWVIFTQQQKLTWLNQHLDKIWPYVNEAASELIRSNVEPILKQYTPAVLDSLKFSTLTLGTVAPQFTGISLVESECGAGGVTMEFEIQWDGDPDIVIDINTRVGLALPVQVKDIGFTGVFRLIFKPLIDQFPCFGAVAYSLREKKKLDFVFKVSGSEISAIPGVSEALEETIRDAIEDCITWPVRNIIPIVPGDYSDLELKPVGTLEVKLVEAKELTNKDIVGKSDPFAVIFIRPLPDRTKTSKVIDNDLNPIWNEHYEFIVEDQSTQRLTVRIFDDEGLQAAEFIGCCQIPLSSLEPGKVKDVWLKLLKDLEIQRDTKYRGQVHLELLYCPYGTDGNIVNPFDHDFSLTSLEKALKIENLTKAELRKISTKKKKEMFIRGVLSVTVISAEDLPIVDFMGKADPYVVLVLKKSEAKQKTRVITNNLNPVWNQTFDFMVEDALHEMLIVEVWDHDTFGKNRESDHDTHQGLNGRRISGMLSHRHCQIWKDYFDSQMGCAA